From one Actinomyces sp. Marseille-P3109 genomic stretch:
- a CDS encoding putative heavy metal-binding protein, whose product MIVTTTPTVEGYPVTQYLRVVCGETIAGVNFLKDVAAGFRNFVGGRSQTYETELIQARETALAEMVQRAQELGAEGVVGVDIDYETLGSDNGMLMVTASGTAVRFSPVD is encoded by the coding sequence ATGATCGTCACCACCACTCCCACCGTTGAGGGCTACCCCGTCACGCAGTACCTGCGAGTCGTCTGCGGGGAGACCATCGCGGGCGTCAACTTCCTCAAGGACGTGGCCGCGGGGTTCCGCAACTTCGTGGGCGGCCGCTCCCAGACCTATGAGACCGAGCTCATCCAGGCCCGGGAGACGGCCCTGGCGGAGATGGTTCAGCGCGCTCAGGAGCTCGGCGCCGAGGGCGTCGTCGGCGTCGACATCGACTACGAGACGCTGGGCTCCGACAACGGCATGCTCATGGTGACGGCATCAGGCACGGCCGTCCGCTTCTCCCCCGTCGACTGA